The genomic window AGGCTCCTGAGGAGTCTGGATATGAGCGACCTGTATTGGCTGACGGACGAGCAGATGGCTCGGCTGGAGCCCTTCTTCCCCAAGAGCCACGGCAAGCTGCGCGTTGACGACCGCCGGGTGTTGAGCGGGATCATCTTCGTCAACCGCAACGGCCTGCGCTGGCGAGATGCGCCGGCGGCCTACGGGCCGCACAAGACCCTCTACAACCGCTGGAAGCGATGGAGTGAGGCTGGCGTCTTCATCCGGATGATGGAGGGCCTGTCCGGGGCTCAGACCGAACGCCGCACGGTCATGATAGACGCGACCTATCTGAAGGCGCACCGCACGGCTTCGAGCCTGCGGGTAAAAAGGGGGTCTCGGGCGACTGATCGGACGCACGAAAGGCGGCATGAACACCAAGCTTCACGCCGTGACCGATGCGAACGGAAGGCCCATCAGCCTGTTCATGACGGCGGGCCAGGTCAGCGATTACACCGGCGCCGCAGCCCTGCTGGACAGCCTGCCCAGGGCGCAATGGCTGTTGGGCGACAGGGGCTACGACGCCGACTGGTTCAGGGACGCCTTGCAGGAAAAGGGGATCACGCCGTGCATCCCGGGCCGCAAAACCCGCACCGAGCCCATCCGTTACGACAAGCGTCGCTACAAGCGGCGAAACCGCATAGAAATCATGTTCGGACGCCTGAAAGACTGGCGGCGGGTCGCAACCCGCTACGATCGCTGCCCGAACGTCTTCCTGTCCGCCATAGCCCTCGCCGCTACCGTGCTGTTCTGGCTATGAGACCTGAGCCTAAGCCAGGCACCAATCAGTCGCCGAATGTGCAGGTCTGACTCATCTGCGACGTTCGGAAAGTCCGCTTCTGGTCGTTCAACCGCCCCCCGACTCGGGGCTCGGAACCTTTTCTAGTGGGTGCAGCTTATGCGCAGACCTTCTAGGTGCCTGAGCCAGTAGCGATCTCGGCTTTGGCGATGTCGCCGAAGTTCCAATAAAGCTCAGCCGGCGCTTCGATCCGCAGGTCCAGAATATTGACACGAAGGATGGTCATCTCCGACGAGACCGGGGTGCGGCCGGTGAGAAGCGAGGAACGCGAGATTGTGTCGGCAAGCACACGGTTTCTACCGACGAAATTATAACGACGTTTTCTCAGTAGCGGGTGGGTTGAGTTTGTGGCTTACGAGTGAAGCATCCAGGTTTGTCGGGTCAGGTGGGGCGCTTGTCTACACCTTTGGGCTGCAAGTTAACGCTTTTTGGTAACCTGTTTGCCATTGATTTTTGAATGATAAAGGCAGGCGCATTCAAATGTGGGGTTGGTTCGGTCGCGGCCGAAAACTTTGAGAGACCTGGTCGTGAGAATAGAAACAAAACGTCTGTTGGACAGGTTGGGCCAGCCCGACTTCCAGTATCGCGAATATGAGAGTGCGGCATCGACGGGTGTCGAGCGCTGGCCGTTGTTCGAACTGGTCTCGCGCCAACTGCGGGCCAGTCACGCCCATTCCGCTTCAGACGCTTTGCCCGAGGCGCACGCGGTGAATGCGGTCGATAGTGGAAACTCGATCCAGGCCCTTGTCGGTCGGATCGCGACGGGACGCAATCAATGATCCGGGTCGCCATCACCTCTCTGCGCGGCGGCGCTGGCGTGACCGCGCTGGTTTCCGGC from Brevundimonas fontaquae includes these protein-coding regions:
- a CDS encoding IS5 family transposase (programmed frameshift), with the translated sequence MSDLYWLTDEQMARLEPFFPKSHGKLRVDDRRVLSGIIFVNRNGLRWRDAPAAYGPHKTLYNRWKRWSEAGVFIRMMEGLSGAQTERRTVMIDATYLKAHRTASSLRVKKGGLGRLIGRTKGGMNTKLHAVTDANGRPISLFMTAGQVSDYTGAAALLDSLPRAQWLLGDRGYDADWFRDALQEKGITPCIPGRKTRTEPIRYDKRRYKRRNRIEIMFGRLKDWRRVATRYDRCPNVFLSAIALAATVLFWL